A segment of the Juglans regia cultivar Chandler chromosome 15, Walnut 2.0, whole genome shotgun sequence genome:
CCACGACGTTGCTCCGTTCGTGCCTGCAGCTCCCTCGTTTGCTCAATCCGATGCCGTTCCAGTGATTTCGGAACCTGTCTCCGCTGCAATCTCATCTCCTCCAGGTAACACCCGACTCCCTTCTTCTCATGGATTTATGGATTCTCCATCTATTTTACCTGCACCTATGGTTGACTCTCATTGTGAATCTGCTCCTATGATATCTTCCCCTTCCCCTGTTTTCAACACCGAATCCGCTGCATCTCCTCCATCATCTCCACGTCGCACACACTCCATGACCACTAGATCTATGAATAacatcttcaaaccaaaacaactAAATGTTGTCACAAAACACCCCCTTCCCCCGAGTCTTGAACCAACGTGTGTGACCCAAGCTCTATCCACTCCTCAGTGGCGTGCTGCCATGTCTGAAGAGCTCACTGCTCTTATGAGACATAACACTTGGGACTTAGTTCCCCCACCAGTTGGATCAAACCCCGTGGGTTGTAAGTGGGTTTTTCGGGTTAAGAGAAAGGCTGATGGCTCCATAGATCGTTTCAAAGCCCGTCTTGTTGCAAAAGGGTATAATCAACGACCCGGGCTTGACTATAAGGAGACTTTTAGTCCGGTCGTAAAACCAGCCACTATTCGATCTGTCCTTACTATTGCTGTTATGCAAGGCTGGGCTTTAAGGCAAATGGATGTtaataatgcatttttgcatgggGATATTACTGAAGATGTGTATATGAGTCAACCTCCAGGGTTCAAGGATTCTTCCAAACCAGATCATGTGTGCAAATTGCGTAAAGCaatttatggccttaaacaggctCCTCGGGCTTGGTACTCTACTCTCAGGGATGCTCTTTTTCAGCTTGGTTTCAATAACTCCAAGGCTGATTCGTCACTTTTTATCTATCACAGTGGCCCCATTATATGCTATTTTCTGGTATATGTAGATGACCTTGTTCTTACGGGAAATGATTCCAGTTTTGTCAAATCTATCATTAAACAGCTTGGTGTTAGATTTTCTTTAAAAGACATGGGATCTCGTCATTATTTTCTGGGTGTGGAAGTTATTCCAACACATGCAGGTCTGTTTTTGTCACAACATAAGTATATACGTGACTTGCTGTCCAAAACCAACATGGTGGGTGCTAAGGATGTGTCCACTCCTTTATCTACAAGTACTTCTTTAAAATTGATTGATGGTACAGCTTCTTTTGATAGCACTGAATTTCGACGAGTTATTGGAAGTCTTCAATATCTTTCCCTCACTCGTCCCGATATATCTTTTGCTGTAAATAAATTGTCTCAATTTATGCACAAGCCCACCATTACACACTGGACAGCAGCAAAACGTTTACTTAGATATCTGAAGCAAACCATCTTCCATGGTATTCACCTCAAAAAGAACACTTCTTGGCGCCTCATGACATATtccgatgctgattgggctggaaaTGTCGATGATCGATCTTCTACTTCAGCTTACATCAGTTTTCTTGGCACCAATCCCATCTCTTGGAGTTCAAAGAAACAAAGGGCTGTTGCACGCTCATCTACGGAGGCTGAATACCGATCCTTAGCAAATGCAGCCTCCGAAACAATGTGGTTACTTGGACTTCTCAATGAGCTCGGTTTTCCTCTCAAAGAGCCTCCTACCTTGTTATGTGACAACCTTGGTGCAACTCATCTCAGCTTTAATCCAGTCAACCATTCTCGCATGAAGCACATTCAAATAGACCTCCATTTTGTCCGTGACTTGGTTCAAAAAGGGATCCTCCATGTCAAACATGTTCACACTCAGGATCAGCTTGCGGACTTGCTGACCAAACCATTGTCTAGGCAGCGCACTGAACTTCTTCGATCCAAGATTGGCCTTGCCGATGGAAGCCccatcttgcgggggcgtattaAGGAAGATTGCATCAATCCCTCAAATCCAACTGAATCAAGGAATCAAGATTAAATTACCAAAGTCAGCAGAATCTGTTTTCATTCCTCTGTATAGCAATATAGCCGTTTCattttaatgtgaataattttcttttattgtacATTTATTTCACCATAACTCTGCTTTCCTTTTCTATGTAATTACCAAAAGTTTGCTACTGCACTTGTATAAATTGCTTCAGAACTTAATAAGAAAGTGTGTATTTTTCCATTGAACCCGTGTAGTAAATTTCTTTATAGTCCCAAAGAACACGATAAGTTTGAAAACAGTGTTCTAGTTTGGTTTGGCCTTGACtctgagtttttgtttttttgatagACCTTGAATGTGAGTTAGAGAATGGAATAATATGAGACCCTTTCTGAATAGAGAAATGGATACAAATTTTACgattattaaaataaacaattcattgtAAAACTTTTGGTCAACTTGAAAAGTCTAGCACTTTGTCGAAGCAGCATCGTAAGCTTTTCTTCATGATCGATTGAAAATGTCTCCTTTCAAAAGGGTACCAAAATGTCACGAGCGAGAATTCTgagttttactttttctttaaagattttgtaaagatatcattttcatatgaaaatcTAAGCCAAAAGTCATTGTAGAGTATTGGTGGAGGCATTACTTAGAGCTCGATTAGCTAAATGTCAATCATTTTGATTATAcgtttttaaaattagatgcGTTGCTCTAGCTATATCACTTCAAGTCATCTTATGAgttacaataaatgaaaaataaaagtcataTTCGGTAAGTTACTATAtaccaatcaaaaaaatattttattaaaaaatatttcatttctcttcctttcttctctttttctcttttttttcttctttatgttaaataatttgtttggacagtataaattaaattattaattaatatataaaatatatttataaaatataaaaaagttattaaaatatataatattatattattattttaacttaaaataattactttaatATAAATCAaccactttaaaaatattaaatttaacaaaaatttaagttctagtcaaaatttagacttgtaaTTGCAAACGCTATTAAAAAAGAACGGTTCCGTATTTTAAAGCATAAAAACTGAACAGTGCTATTAATCCCCTGCTTTGCCGTGTGCACTACTTTTCTTCTGCAGAACTCTGCCGGAACATCTCTTCTTTTAACAGCTGGATTTCCCTGCACATTCTTCTTTTAACAACATTCTTCTATGTCGTCCAAACTGGTTGCCctcttcctcctcatcctcctaTATCTCGCTCTCAAATGCCACTGTTCAACCCCACAATCACGGGTCAAAGCCGGCTACTATGTTATGCGTATCGGAAATCTATTATTgtatcttatagtataattactaatactatagtttcatactattagtatgttagtgatttaatattatatatatatatatattaaatctctaatttcttatacttgatatatatatattaatatatataaatattagtaatacactaatagtattaatatattagtattagtattagttattattaatactatatattatactaatagtgatattaatattatatatagttatagtgattagtataactacattagtattagttatagtaatttagcataactatattagtattagttatagattagtgtttattcattagtattacatgttgatgttattatgcatcttagtgtttatagtatattatatatacattagtattacatgttattatatttatacattattaatttttacaacttacatgtaacatggtagtaatattgtaaatttgtaatagtatgatatttacatatagtcatatactatactattattatttattagtcaatttagtctatatattatagtataaatatattatttaactagtatattattgagtttaactaactatataagatatagttgtataaaatttaaatgattaacatataaaaaaacacatatctttttataaaatataaataaaatcggaggcggagacGGAGGCAGAGTCTGAGGGTCAAGTCGGAGGCGGAGTGTCGGAGGCAGATCGGAGCGGAGCTAGAGTCGGTTCGTCaatgactctgattctgactccgactccaatttccaatagggaaaaaactccgactccgactctaacaagtcagagtcggattcggagtcgaATTGTAGATTTTTGCTCAACCCTAAGTtctacacacatatatattgcataatattaattaattaattaattattttatttgcaacattgccttttattttcaattatattattatttcatgtggAAGAACTTGCCCGCTAAATGGTAGgtaaatgtatttatgatatTGTCAGCATAATCAATTATGTGAGGAAGAAAATATAGGTGCATGCATTAAATACGGAAGACCCATTCATGCAAgttgagattttggaaaatattttttctaattttgaaaaatattaacgaacaataattttcaattgtATGCAGAAagatttggaaaaaagaaagttgCAAGCAAAAGTTCATGTTTGGCACAAAATTACATgagaagagaaatgctttaattataaatagattctatataaataaatttgtaaattgatataattttaattatattttttttctcttattaaatatgtgatatatagatgatgagtagataaatttaataaatttaagaagtataaaaaaaattaaaaaaatatggtgtataatgtgtagaaataataaatagcaaaacatatatatatatattatttatttattttatttgcaacattaccttttattttcaattatcttaattttcATCCGGAAGAACTTGCACGCTAAATGGTAGgtaaatgtatttatgatatTGTCAGCGTAATCAATAATTATCAGCTGATAGAGTTGAATTTAGTGGCCATTGTGCATGATAGCtcatcatattataaatatgtggcctatatatttatttagtaCTTCTATATCAGCTGAGTCCCTTTCTTGCTCAATTATCTTATTTATATCTACCTTTTCATACttctttataagaaaatatatttataattgtgaattatgtaatcgttataaaattattttaaaaaaaataaataaaatataagatctacatgaaaaaattaattttttaataataaacctcaCTCTTTATCAAAACAATTACGTGACGTTTAcgcactttaaaattatatgcaaaattactCTTTCTCCATACCCGCTTGTCACTTGAGAGttttccaataaataaataagtgaattttttttttttcagaataagGCATAATTTACACTTGTAATCAGGAGTTTAGGACCTCCTCTCCACAACTTAACCTCAAAAAAtgtaatatgaaattaaaacatctatttcaataataaaataaaataaaataaaataaaaccaaaacacGAAAGTGGCACGTaattgtccaaaaaaaaaattatatttaaagttttagGATACGTAAGTCTCGCacacttcatttaaaaaaataatttaattggagacttaaataaataaaattatttttttaataataaatcttctttatttaaaaaaaaaatacatatgatttacacatcttaaaattatatttaatatttctcgAGAAAGAGAATTATGAGTGTATAGGACAATTGTTTTCAAGCTTCTCTTACTATAAAGATGTGCCAACTGACAACTTAGATAGAGATAAGTTCAATTATTTCTcgcaaaatatttaattttccaaataaatgtCTTATTCAAATGACAAGAggtgttattttgttgaataagTCATGTGGTCTAATAACCTAAAGACCAGACACGTATCTAAATACTAGCAGTAGGTAATGTTTAAGGACGTTtgtctaatttttaaaaattttttttttttttttctagggattgaggaaatatttttttaatgatattgtaaattttttatttttttaaaaatgtttatgatgattaaaaaaatacatgaaaaaagaaaagaaaaataaaaaaataaaatacacattcaggacatatttttgggctacttttttattagttgtagtagttctctttagttaattaagaatattattatatttaaattatgttaaaactataattatttatatagttatacttttttaaaaatatttaacaaaattttatcatttatttaatgatgaaatattagtattttataaatagcttggttattttgaaattagtggcacttgtgtaaaatcctgtatggcgtaagattttctaattgataaaaaaaagtacgtttgtcacatctgtcaaattgaagaaaaaaataaagtgtaattttaaatattaaaatagtctaatgtataagaataaaattattatttatttatgttcatcatttattatgaaatttaaattatattaaaaattcaaattaattagatagtttttttttcttaaaaatgtacagtaaaatctcatcatttatttaatgataaaaaattagtattttataaattaaagttgatttttagtgtatgatataataaacagtaataggatatgcgaaaaaaatatgcgaacaaaaaaaaaaagcttctttattgttcatttaaaacttaaaaatcaatattttttccattttttctttcttcctctctctcattccctacacACGATTACGGTATTGCGTcacacattggcattcacatggataaaaaaatatatatatattttactgtttattactgttcatcatattgttgatgaacagtaatatgatataaaaaaaaagattgatttactgtttattactgttgatgaacagtaataaacaatatattataGGCACTTTTAAGTAATAGGCAGATATCTAGATGTTTATACGGTGTAGAAAGGCGCAACACATCATTCAAAACAGTTATCCATTTTTGTATGAAGTGATCAATGTGcgtgacaatatatatatgactttcatGACATTAGGGTATAGTCATGACTCATCACAAATGCCTTTCTTGTTATTAATAGAAAATcaatcagaaaaagaaaattttatttaaaaaggaaaatcgaTTTAATCGTGTGCTTTTTTGTTATGAAAGTAATGAGAAGAACttgaattttgaatattttgtgactattttattGGGATTTTTTGCTAATTGGTCGGATCTActaatattagattatttttttaagataaaaaatctttaaatttaaaaatactaaaactaaaaatataagaGAACATGGTTCACCAAGAAGACGTGTGTAAGGTCTTTGATAGTAAGGcacaaaaaatcccaaaaagcaataaatatatttataatttttcattacgattttaattctagttttttgaattttttctgttatctttattttttattcaccgGGCCCCACAGAGTGATTGTAACACGTGGCATGTGCCCACGACCATACACAGTAAATGGCCCCATACCTTTTATTGCTCTAGCTACATAATTGAAATTACAAATAGGGATTCATGTGTTACAAGCCGTCGGATCAGAGTCGGTCAATGAATCCAAATGATGGTAAGACTGTTGGATTAGaagtacatgaaaaaaaaggatttgGGACCGACAAGAATTCACACCAAAAAAGTGGGACCCACCAGATtaccaaattattaaaaaactgaataagtaatattatagagaagtcattataacaATATACACTTTATACTCATTGTATAAttacttctaattaattatttttaatactcacttaaaaaaatatatgaccaaaataatatcacatcatatatatatatatatatatatataatagttactCTAGtgatttatatctatatttattcaaactGAATACTGATATGTCCATCCCCTGCTTTGCCGTGTGCACTACTTTTCTCCTGCAGAGTTCTGCTGGAACATCTGTATCTTCAAGTGCTTGGATTTCCCTGCGCATGGCTTTGTGTTATATGTGTTGACAACATTCTTCTATGTCGTCCAAACTGGTTGCCctcttcctcctcatcctcctaTATCTCGCTCTCAAATGCCACTGTTCAACCCCACAATCACGGGTCAAAGCCGGCTACTATTATACGGATGACGGAAATCTCATTTCCGATTTAAATTCTAAGCTTTTCACGCACCTTATATGCGGTTTCACTTTCGTTAACCCCTCCACCCACCACCTCTTCATCAACTTCTCCACCGAACAACAATTCTCTACCTTCGCCGACAACGTAAAAACCAAGAACCCGTCCGTTATAACGCTTTTGTCGATATGGGTTGGCAGAGAGCTTTTGCTAAACTTCTTCTCAATGATAAACCAGTCCTCTTACAGAAATTCTTTCGTTCAGTCTTCCATAGAAACAGCTAGGCTTTATGGGTTTCAAGGTTTAGACCTTTCTGGGGTTGAGCCAACAGGAAATAGCTCGGATATGGCCAACATCGGTACCCTTTTGGACGAGTGGCGAGTTGCTGTAAATTCAGAGGCAAAAAATTCAAGCAAGCCAGAGTTACTCCTGGTCATGTCCGGCAATCGTCTGCCAGCTTTGGGTTCAGTGATTTATCCAATTGATTCCATGACGAGGAACTTGGATTGGGTACATGTATTAGCGTACAATTACTATTTGCCTGCAGGTAGGGACAGAGTCACATTCTTTCATGCAGCTTTGTATGGCCCTTCGAAAATGGCTAATACGGATGATAGACAATTGCACCAAGATCCTCTGCTCACGGTGCAGAGGGACCTTTACTCAATTCACGGTATTGAGAAGaccaatattttattgataacaaaATTGCATAAAACGTCCAACAAGTTCCACGGTTTATAAAGCCGTTTACAACATAGGAAATAATGGTTGAATATAGCAAGaataccagtaaggaaataaaaTGATCTAGCGTAGGAACGAAACAACtaacaaggaaataaaatatccatCCGTATGGAAATAAGATATTCGAGATGCATCTTGCCATCTCAAGCAACATAGTCGGTTAACTGCACGTTTGGTCTGGTAGCTCTCATGCTTCTGCGTGGCATTGCGGTAGCATTCGTATCATTTGCCCCCCCTTCGAAAgtaaccttgtcctcaaggttaaACGTAGGAAATTGCTCCTTGACCGTCGAGAGTGGTTCCCAGGTGGCATCTTCGGCTGGTAAACTAGACCAACGAATTAGTACTTGCTGCACCCGTCCACTAGCACTCTGAACCCAGCGCGACCCCAAAACTGCTTCAGGTTGGATCATGGGTAGTCCATCTTCAGCATAAGGAGGCAGAGTGGGCTGTACAGCTGCGGTATCCCCAAGGCGACGCTTCAAGAGGGACACATGGAATACGGAATGGATCTTAGCATCCGGGGGCAATTGGAGGCGATAAGCAACGGAGCCGATACGCTCCGAAACTTGATAGGGCCCGAAAAACTTACTCGCCAGCTTCTGATATGGACGCTTGAGAACAGAGTGTTGTCGGTAAGGCTGTAACTTCAAATAGACCCAATCACCCACAGCAAATACTTCATCCCGACGGCTTTTATCAGCTTGTTGTTTCATCCGGTTGCGAGCGATAGCCAAGTTAGTCTTGAGTTGACGGAGAATGTCGTCGCGAGCGATAAGGGTACTTTCAACTTCCGCTACGGCAGTGGAACCTGGTACGTAAGCATTCAGAATTGGAGGGGGGCGACCATACAAAGCGGCAAATGGAGTCATCTGTATGGAGCTATGGAAGGAGGTGTTATACGAGAATTCGGCCCATGCGAGAAAAGCTTCCCACCGTTTCGGCGTTGCCTGGACAAAACAACGAAGGTACTGTTCTAAGCAACGGTTTACAACTTCGGTTTGGCCGTCAGTTTCCGGATGATAGGCTGAGCTGGTGCGCATCGTTGTGCCCTGTAAACGGAAGAGCTCACGCCAAAACTGACTCATGAAGATGCGGTCACGGTCACTAACAATAGAAGATGGAAGACCGTGGAGTTTGACGACATTCCGGATGAAAGCATCGGCGACATCTCGAGCCGTATACGGATGGGCCAGTGCAATGAAGTGGGCAAATTTAGTGAGCCGATCGACAACAACAAGAACTGAATTCTTACCAGCCGATGTAGGGAGGCCACTGATAAAATCCATGGACACATCAGTCCATACCCCGGACGGAATCGGTAAGGGCTCCAGCAGGCCTGTTGGCAGGCGTGTGTCATACTTGTTCCGTTGGCAAGAATCACACCTTTGAATGTGGTGCCGGACATCTTTTTTCATGCCTCTCCAAtggaaaagcaaagaaagcCGTTTGTAAGTGCGCAGAACGCCTGCGTGTCCACCAACGGCGCTATCGTGAAATTCTCGTAAAAGGGCCGATTTGATGGTCGGAGCCTCGGGAACCATGATGCGACCTTCTTGCATGATGCACCCATTTTTCAAACTATATCCGGCAACAGATAGTGGGTCTTCCTGCAGTTGCCGCTCCAGAGGACCCAAGGTGGCATCCGTTTTCGTAGCTGCCCGTAATTCATCCCATATTTCCCATATTGGTCCCGAAATGGCAACCAGTTCATGGTCTAAGCCACTCCGTGACAGTGCGTCGGCCACAGCATTCTCCCTCCCAGGTTTGTAGATAATCTCATAATCAAAGCCTAGAAGTTTAGCAACCCACTTTTGTTGCTCTGGGGTGGTGATGCGCTGCTCCAAGAGGTACCGAAGGCTCCTTTGGTCAGTGCAGATTTTGAAACGTCGTCCTAGTAAATACGGTCGCCAAGACTTGATGGCCTCCAAGATCGCGAGCATCTCCTTTTCATAGATGGACCAAGATTTTTTGGCTGGTCCAATAGCTTTGCTGAGGAAAGCAAGCGGGCGACCATTTTGGGAGAGCACTGCACCCACGCCTAAACCGGAAGCATCTGTTTCAATCATGAAGTCTGCAGAAAAATTTGGAAGAGCCAAGACAAGGGTAGTAGTCATAGCTGACTTCAAGGAAGCAAAAGCACGTTCGGCGTCGTCATTCCATGCGAACTGCCCCTTCCGTAATAACTAGGTTAATGGACGTGCAATGAGGCCGTAGTTTCGCACGAATTTGCGGTAATACCCAGTGAGACCAAGGAACCCCCGTAGTGCAGTGATAGTTTTGGGTTGAGGCCAACGAAGCATAGCATCCACTTTACGAGAGTCGACCCGTACGCCTGCCGAAGTAATAATATGGCCGAGGTATTCCACCTCCTGTTGGCCGAAAATACACTTGGATGGTTTGATGTAAAAGGAATGCTCGTCCAATATTCCCAGAGTAGTCCGCAGATGCAATAGATGATCCGGCCAAGATTTactgaaaatcaaaatatcatcaaaaaatacaagaataaaGTGACGTAAATGCACCTTAAAAATAGAGTTCATTGCCGCCTGAAATGTCGATGGCGCGTTGCACAGTCCGAAAGGCATCACCAAATACTCAAAGTGTCCATGGTGCGTGCGGAATGCCGTCTTATGGATATCATTCGGATGAACGCGAATTTGGTGGTAACCCGCCCTAAGATCCAATTTAGAAAAGTATGTTGCGCCAAATAATTCATCGAGCATATCTTCGATAGTAGGAATTGGAAATCTGTCTTTGATAGTAGCCTCATTCAAGGCGCGATAATCAGTACAAAAGCGCCAAGTACCATCCTTTTTTTTAACCAACAAAACTGGCGATGAGAAGGGACTAGTATTGGGACGGATCAATCCTGTCGATAACATCTCCTCTACTTGGcgttcaatttcatttttttgaaagtGGGCATATCGGTAAGGCGCTACATTGATAGGTGCGGATTCATTCTTCAGCAAA
Coding sequences within it:
- the LOC109001004 gene encoding class V chitinase-like; this encodes MSSKLVALFLLILLYLALKCHCSTPQSRVKAGYYYTDDGNLISDLNSKLFTHLICGFTFVNPSTHHLFINFSTEQQFSTFADNVKTKNPSVITLLSIWVGRELLLNFFSMINQSSYRNSFVQSSIETARLYGFQGLDLSGVEPTGNSSDMANIGTLLDEWRVAVNSEAKNSSKPELLLVMSGNRLPALGSVIYPIDSMTRNLDWVHVLAYNYYLPAGRDRVTFFHAALYGPSKMANTDDRQLHQDPLLTVQRDLYSIHGIEKTNILLITKLHKTSNKFHGL